In the Tessaracoccus lacteus genome, ATGTCCGCCGGTGGCAGGACCGTCGTCGCTTCTGTCGTCTGGGTGCTCATGCGCCCAGTGTATCCAGATTCGAAAAAAACGAAAGGTCTGATCTGCGACGACGCACCTGCCCACCGGCGACGACCGCCTCGGCCAGTGATCGAGTACCTCAGCCTTGAGGACCTGCTTTCCCTGGTCAGGGACCTTGGGGTCGGCCCTATCAGGGACATCGGGCTACTCGACTCCGCAGCCCACCGCCCGCAGGTAAGCGTCCTCGGCGGGGACGCGTATCCGGCCATGCACGAGAAGGCGGCCGTGCTCCTGGAGTCGATCGTTCGCAACCATCCGCTGGTGGACGGCAACAAGCGTCTCGGCTGGCTCTCCACGGTTGTGTTCTA is a window encoding:
- a CDS encoding type II toxin-antitoxin system death-on-curing family toxin; amino-acid sequence: MIEYLSLEDLLSLVRDLGVGPIRDIGLLDSAAHRPQVSVLGGDAYPAMHEKAAVLLESIVRNHPLVDGNKRLGWLSTVVFYGLNGVTLEAPDDDAYDLVIAVASGESAYPQSAVALESWTIS